A genome region from Streptomyces pratensis includes the following:
- the dacB gene encoding D-alanyl-D-alanine carboxypeptidase/D-alanyl-D-alanine-endopeptidase has translation MAEPVDRPTDEPLNRWGRWNAPKFLKRGSGPDGLRLVAGSAVLGLVVAAGAVLAAGPWDSGQRKAERDRAAVQQRAGGAHHEWPASDGPKPAPSAPAVLSALGATAGLTAPAGASGLETALEPLLDAPALGSVHAAAVIDTATGKQLYARGAATPMTPASTVKIATAAAALSALGPSHRIATTVRLSPDSRTLTLVGGGDPTLDKAALRSLAADTARSLRDGGTGPVRLTYDTSRYSGPALHPIGPNENIAPVSALMVDEGRLDKSDRGPARRTDDPAGDAARAFADLLDEAGAATRPAPTSGRAAAGSRTVATHLSAPLSALVERALTNSDNDIAEALARQTAIKAGEPASFAGSRRAVTARLKALGLPLAGARFADGSGLDRADKVTAGLLARLLALAAGPDHPELRPVLAGLPVAGFSGTLDDRYTATSSATGLVRAKTGTLTGVNSLAGTAVDSQGRLLAFAFLASGSTSPEEAEAALDALAAALTEGTR, from the coding sequence GTGGCCGAGCCGGTGGACAGACCGACGGACGAACCGTTGAACAGGTGGGGCAGGTGGAACGCCCCGAAGTTCCTGAAGCGTGGGAGCGGACCGGACGGCCTCCGGCTCGTCGCAGGCTCCGCGGTGCTCGGCCTGGTGGTCGCCGCCGGTGCCGTCCTGGCCGCCGGTCCCTGGGACTCCGGTCAGCGTAAGGCCGAGCGGGACCGGGCGGCCGTCCAGCAGCGCGCAGGTGGCGCACATCACGAATGGCCGGCGTCCGACGGGCCGAAGCCCGCCCCCAGCGCACCCGCCGTCCTGAGCGCCCTCGGAGCCACGGCCGGTCTCACCGCCCCGGCGGGCGCGAGCGGCCTGGAGACCGCGCTCGAGCCCCTGCTGGACGCGCCCGCACTCGGCTCCGTGCACGCCGCCGCGGTCATCGACACGGCCACCGGCAAGCAGCTGTACGCCCGGGGCGCGGCCACCCCCATGACCCCCGCGTCCACGGTGAAGATCGCCACGGCTGCCGCCGCGCTCTCCGCGCTCGGCCCCTCACACCGCATCGCGACGACGGTCAGGCTGTCCCCGGACTCCCGGACGCTCACCCTTGTCGGCGGCGGCGACCCCACCCTGGACAAGGCGGCCCTGCGCTCCCTGGCCGCCGACACGGCGCGCTCCCTGCGCGACGGCGGCACCGGACCGGTGCGGCTGACGTACGACACCTCGCGCTACTCCGGCCCGGCCCTCCACCCCATCGGCCCCAACGAGAACATCGCGCCCGTCAGCGCGCTCATGGTCGACGAGGGCCGCCTCGACAAGAGCGACCGGGGCCCGGCCCGCCGTACGGACGATCCCGCGGGTGACGCCGCGCGTGCGTTCGCGGACCTCCTCGACGAGGCGGGTGCCGCCACCCGGCCCGCCCCCACGTCCGGGCGGGCGGCAGCCGGGTCCCGGACGGTGGCCACCCATCTGTCCGCACCGCTCTCCGCCCTGGTCGAACGGGCCCTGACCAACAGCGACAACGACATCGCCGAGGCGCTGGCCCGGCAGACCGCGATCAAGGCAGGGGAGCCGGCCTCCTTCGCCGGGAGCCGGCGTGCCGTCACCGCCCGGCTGAAGGCGCTCGGCCTGCCGCTGGCCGGAGCCCGGTTCGCGGACGGCAGCGGCCTGGACCGTGCGGACAAGGTGACGGCAGGGCTCCTGGCCCGGCTGCTCGCGCTCGCCGCCGGACCGGACCACCCCGAGCTCCGCCCCGTCCTCGCGGGCCTACCGGTCGCCGGATTCAGTGGCACGCTCGACGACCGCTACACCGCGACGTCGTCCGCAACCGGCCTGGTCAGGGCCAAGACGGGCACTCTCACCGGGGTGAACAGCCTCGCCGGCACCGCGGTCGACTCCCAGGGCCGGCTGCTCGCCTTCGCCTTCCTGGCGTCGGGCTCCACCTCGCCGGAGGAGGCGGAAGCCGCACTCGACGCCCTGGCCGCCGCGCTCACCGAAGGCACCCGGTGA
- a CDS encoding inorganic diphosphatase: MEFDVVIEIPKGSRNKYEVDHETGRIRLDRRLFTSTSYPADYGFVENTLGEDGDPLDALVILEEPTFPGCLIKCRAIGMFRMTDEAGGDDKLLCVPASDPRVEHLRDIHHVSEFDRLEIQHFFEVYKDLEPGKSVEGADWVGRTEAEAEIEASYKRLEAQGGKH, encoded by the coding sequence GTGGAGTTCGACGTCGTTATCGAGATTCCGAAGGGTTCGCGGAACAAGTACGAGGTGGACCACGAGACCGGTCGGATCCGTCTGGACCGTCGACTCTTCACCTCGACCAGCTACCCGGCGGACTACGGTTTCGTCGAGAACACCCTCGGCGAGGACGGCGACCCGCTGGACGCGCTGGTCATCCTGGAGGAGCCGACGTTCCCCGGCTGCCTCATCAAGTGCCGCGCGATCGGCATGTTCCGGATGACGGACGAGGCCGGCGGCGACGACAAGCTGCTGTGCGTCCCGGCGTCCGACCCCCGGGTGGAGCACCTGCGCGACATCCACCACGTGTCGGAGTTCGACCGCCTGGAGATCCAGCACTTCTTCGAGGTCTACAAGGACCTGGAGCCCGGCAAGTCCGTCGAGGGCGCCGACTGGGTCGGCCGCACCGAGGCCGAGGCCGAGATCGAGGCCTCCTACAAGCGCCTCGAGGCGCAGGGCGGCAAGCACTGA
- a CDS encoding threonine/serine ThrE exporter family protein, protein MVAEQGGPEDQKPQSDEAHSAFVPPTGVEQPAALPEDDHPTSEFALPAGLHTDPSAPSGPGSASGPGGGAASDSLASAFVPPSGYNAQHQPPAFTPAHGIPMVRLTKEAPWQDRMRTMLRMPVTERPAPESVQRTDDSGPAVPRVLDLTLRIGELLLAGGEGAEDVEAAMFAVTRSYGLDRSEPTVTFTLLSISYQPSLVDDPITASRTVRRRGTDYTRLAAVFRLIDDITSAEHVEISLEEAYRRLAEIRRNRHPYPGWVLTAAAGLLAGSASVLVGGGVLVFVVAAAGAMLGDRLAWLCAGRGLPEFYQFTAAAMPPAAMGIALTLTHSTDVRPSAVITGGLFALLPGRALVAGVQDGLTGYYLTAGARLLEVMYFFIGIVAGVLLMLYLGVQLGAELNPDARFITNDRPWLQIMASMTLTLAFAILLQQERSTVLAVTLNGGVAWIIYGAMARTGGISPVAATAVAAGLVGLFGQLFSRYRYTSSLPYITAAIGPLLPGSATYFGLLGVAQNEVDDGLTSLFTAVATALAIAIGVNLGSEISRLFMRVPGAVEGASRRAAKRTRGF, encoded by the coding sequence GTGGTGGCGGAACAGGGCGGTCCCGAGGACCAGAAGCCCCAGTCCGACGAGGCGCACAGCGCCTTCGTCCCGCCGACCGGTGTGGAGCAGCCGGCGGCCCTGCCCGAGGACGACCACCCGACATCGGAGTTCGCCCTTCCGGCCGGCCTGCACACCGACCCGTCCGCGCCGTCCGGTCCGGGTTCCGCTTCCGGGCCGGGGGGCGGCGCGGCGTCCGACAGCCTCGCCTCCGCCTTCGTTCCGCCGAGCGGGTACAACGCCCAGCACCAGCCGCCCGCGTTCACCCCCGCGCACGGCATCCCGATGGTCCGGCTGACCAAGGAAGCCCCCTGGCAGGACCGCATGCGCACCATGCTGCGCATGCCGGTGACCGAACGCCCGGCGCCCGAGAGCGTGCAGAGGACCGACGACTCGGGCCCCGCCGTGCCGCGCGTGCTCGACCTGACGCTGCGTATCGGTGAGCTGCTTCTCGCGGGCGGCGAGGGGGCCGAGGACGTCGAAGCTGCCATGTTCGCGGTGACGCGTTCGTACGGGCTCGACCGTTCCGAGCCGACGGTGACCTTCACACTGCTGTCCATCTCGTACCAGCCGTCGCTGGTCGACGACCCCATCACGGCCAGCCGGACCGTGCGCCGCCGGGGCACCGACTACACCCGGCTGGCCGCCGTGTTCCGGCTGATCGACGACATCACCTCGGCGGAACACGTCGAGATCTCGCTGGAGGAGGCCTACCGGCGCCTGGCCGAGATCCGGCGTAACCGGCACCCGTACCCGGGCTGGGTGCTGACCGCCGCCGCCGGTCTGCTCGCGGGCTCGGCATCGGTGCTGGTCGGCGGTGGTGTGCTGGTCTTCGTCGTGGCGGCGGCGGGCGCAATGCTCGGCGACCGGCTGGCCTGGCTCTGCGCCGGGCGCGGGCTGCCGGAGTTCTACCAGTTCACGGCAGCGGCCATGCCTCCGGCAGCGATGGGCATCGCGCTGACCCTCACCCATTCGACGGATGTGCGGCCCTCCGCCGTGATCACCGGTGGGCTGTTCGCGCTGCTTCCCGGGCGGGCCCTGGTCGCCGGGGTCCAGGACGGTCTGACCGGCTACTACCTCACCGCGGGAGCCCGGCTCCTGGAGGTCATGTACTTCTTCATCGGCATCGTGGCGGGCGTACTGCTGATGCTCTATCTGGGGGTCCAGCTCGGCGCCGAGCTCAACCCGGATGCGCGGTTCATCACCAACGACCGGCCGTGGCTCCAGATCATGGCCTCGATGACCCTCACGCTGGCCTTCGCGATCCTGCTCCAGCAGGAGCGTTCCACCGTGCTCGCGGTGACCCTCAACGGCGGCGTGGCATGGATCATCTACGGGGCCATGGCCCGCACCGGGGGCATCTCACCGGTGGCGGCGACGGCGGTGGCAGCCGGTCTGGTGGGGCTCTTCGGGCAGCTGTTCTCGCGCTACCGCTACACCTCGTCGCTGCCCTACATCACGGCCGCGATCGGGCCGCTTCTGCCCGGCTCGGCGACCTACTTCGGTCTTCTCGGCGTCGCGCAGAACGAGGTGGACGACGGGCTCACCTCGCTCTTCACGGCGGTCGCCACGGCCCTGGCGATCGCCATCGGGGTCAATCTGGGGAGCGAGATCTCCCGGCTGTTCATGCGGGTGCCTGGTGCGGTCGAGGGCGCGTCCCGCCGTGCGGCCAAGCGGACCCGCGGATTCTGA
- a CDS encoding DedA family protein, whose product MNTLALGPSWLDPDYLLNTFGLPGLLLIVFAESGLLIGFFLPGDSLLFTTGLLVTTGDLKHPLWLVCVLVALAAIIGDQVGYLFGRKVGPALFKRPDSRLFKQENVEKAHEFFEKYGPKSLVLARFVPIVRTFTPIIAGVSRMDYRAFITYNIVGGILWGVGVTLLGAALGKIDFVHENIEMILILIVLVSVLPIVIEFLRARGKSKKEGAAQQADDHGPSDGGPSAGPHGGPGDDGQGRGTQQYTGDQAAPYGGGYGNGQPGQYGGQGAQYGNGQPGQYGGQGAQYGNGQPGQYGNGQDDQQGGGQYGGGQGAQYGAGYGAEQGGRYGQGQGGQYGGGQGQYGTDQGQYGAADQGGQYGGGQYAPAQGGQYGAADQGGQYGAAGQGGQYGAADQGGQYGAAGQGAQYGGGQYGAADQGGQYGAADQGGHYGGQYGAAGQGAQYGGGQYGAADQRGQYGGGQAAPYNGGHDGGYGTGRPEAGRGNGQEDDPDQYGWQSRR is encoded by the coding sequence TTGAATACGCTTGCGCTCGGCCCGAGCTGGCTGGACCCGGATTATCTGCTCAACACCTTCGGGCTGCCCGGCCTTCTGCTCATCGTGTTCGCCGAGTCCGGACTGCTGATCGGCTTCTTCCTGCCCGGCGACTCCCTGCTGTTCACCACGGGTCTCCTGGTGACGACGGGCGATCTGAAGCACCCCCTGTGGCTGGTCTGCGTCCTGGTCGCGCTGGCGGCGATCATCGGCGACCAGGTCGGCTATCTCTTCGGCCGGAAGGTGGGACCGGCGCTCTTCAAGCGCCCGGACTCCCGTCTCTTCAAGCAGGAGAACGTCGAGAAGGCGCACGAGTTCTTCGAGAAGTACGGTCCGAAGTCGCTGGTGCTGGCCCGCTTCGTGCCCATCGTCCGGACGTTCACGCCGATCATCGCCGGTGTGAGCCGGATGGACTACCGCGCGTTCATCACCTACAACATCGTCGGCGGCATCCTCTGGGGCGTCGGCGTGACGCTGCTCGGCGCAGCCCTCGGCAAGATCGACTTCGTGCACGAGAACATCGAGATGATCCTCATCCTGATCGTGCTGGTCTCCGTGCTGCCGATCGTGATCGAGTTCCTGCGGGCCCGCGGCAAGTCGAAGAAGGAAGGCGCCGCGCAGCAGGCCGACGACCACGGCCCCTCGGACGGCGGCCCTTCGGCCGGTCCCCACGGCGGACCGGGTGACGACGGCCAGGGCCGTGGCACCCAGCAGTACACCGGTGACCAGGCAGCCCCGTACGGCGGTGGGTACGGCAACGGTCAGCCGGGTCAGTACGGCGGCCAGGGCGCCCAGTACGGCAACGGTCAGCCGGGTCAGTACGGCGGCCAGGGCGCCCAGTACGGCAACGGTCAGCCGGGTCAGTACGGCAACGGGCAGGACGATCAGCAGGGTGGCGGTCAGTACGGCGGCGGCCAGGGTGCCCAGTACGGCGCGGGGTACGGCGCAGAACAGGGCGGCCGGTACGGACAGGGGCAAGGCGGCCAGTACGGCGGCGGTCAGGGTCAGTACGGCACGGATCAGGGACAGTACGGCGCTGCGGACCAGGGCGGTCAGTACGGCGGTGGTCAGTACGCACCTGCCCAGGGCGGTCAGTACGGCGCTGCTGATCAGGGTGGTCAGTACGGCGCTGCGGGCCAGGGTGGTCAATACGGCGCTGCGGACCAGGGCGGTCAGTACGGTGCCGCGGGCCAGGGCGCTCAGTACGGCGGCGGTCAGTACGGCGCTGCTGATCAGGGTGGTCAGTACGGCGCTGCGGACCAGGGTGGTCACTACGGTGGTCAGTACGGTGCCGCGGGCCAGGGCGCTCAGTACGGCGGCGGCCAGTACGGCGCTGCTGACCAGCGTGGCCAGTACGGCGGCGGCCAGGCCGCCCCGTACAACGGCGGACACGACGGCGGGTACGGCACCGGAAGGCCCGAGGCAGGTCGGGGCAACGGCCAGGAGGACGACCCGGATCAGTACGGGTGGCAGAGCAGGCGCTGA
- a CDS encoding YbjQ family protein produces MSIEDYGGGQTPRADVMVVTTNDVPGYQVTEVIGEVFGLTVRSRHLGSQIGAGLKSMIGGELKGLTKTLVETRNQAMERLVDQARARGANAVLMMRFDVSEAADVGTEVCAYGTAAVINKS; encoded by the coding sequence ATGAGCATTGAGGACTACGGCGGCGGACAGACGCCCCGGGCGGACGTCATGGTCGTCACCACGAACGACGTACCCGGCTATCAGGTGACCGAAGTCATCGGCGAGGTGTTCGGGCTCACGGTCCGCTCCCGCCACCTCGGCAGCCAGATCGGCGCCGGTCTGAAGTCGATGATCGGCGGGGAGCTGAAGGGGCTGACCAAGACGCTCGTCGAGACCCGCAACCAGGCGATGGAGCGGCTCGTCGACCAGGCCAGGGCGCGGGGCGCCAACGCGGTGCTGATGATGCGGTTCGACGTGAGCGAGGCGGCGGACGTGGGCACCGAGGTGTGCGCCTACGGCACGGCGGCCGTGATCAACAAGTCCTGA